A genomic window from Pseudonocardia broussonetiae includes:
- a CDS encoding SRPBCC family protein, with protein sequence MPRAYASAVIAASADEVWGIVRDFNGLASWMPAIAASALDTDGSAAEAGAVRRLTLGDGGTVVERLLALDDHVRSQTYEILESPFPVRRYVATVRVAPVTDTGRAFVEWWTDFDADAADEPELVKLFADGVFGAGMAAIQQRYSA encoded by the coding sequence ATGCCCCGCGCCTACGCCAGTGCCGTGATCGCCGCCTCCGCCGACGAGGTCTGGGGGATCGTCCGCGACTTCAACGGCCTCGCGTCCTGGATGCCGGCGATCGCCGCCAGCGCGCTCGACACCGACGGCAGCGCCGCGGAGGCCGGTGCGGTGCGCCGGCTGACGCTGGGCGACGGCGGCACCGTCGTCGAGCGCCTGCTCGCCCTCGACGACCACGTGCGCAGCCAGACCTACGAGATCCTCGAGAGCCCGTTCCCGGTGCGCCGCTACGTCGCGACGGTCCGGGTGGCGCCGGTGACCGACACGGGCCGGGCGTTCGTGGAGTGGTGGACCGACTTCGACGCCGACGCCGCCGACGAGCCCGAGCTGGTCAAGCTCTTCGCGGACGGGGTCTTCGGCGCCGGCATGGCGGCCATCCAGCAGCGCTACTCGGCCTGA
- a CDS encoding ATP-binding protein, translating to MSSPPTPSPVGLVVGTEDSTPLQFCVALQPGEYLQLDDVVVTQRSVPGHGAVTTSGVVTEVRARHEGATFGSDVFLIADGVLPAQVQEVAEITTTRVEPEVYVPPTPGSPVRRATGHERAQALYFDKMDLKVPVGLGRDGEPIFVNLEFLDGTRGGHVSISGISGVATKTSFALFLLYSIFRSGVLGRRAVNAKALVFSVKGEDLLFLDHANARLDDEQRARYARLNLPASPFSSAGFFAPPTPDDPTGRPYVSGRTSGVAAFWWTLAEFCSGELLPFVFADAEDERNQYTMVIHQVAARLKRVAVPVADGAVVVEGQTLRSYDALVEFVADRLADEDARRDWAGPVTGIGTVNAFLRRLRSSLKPLRTIVRGDLADAPGRRVSTENQQVTVVDLHNLPERAQRFVVGVVLAAETARKEQAGAAGLLFTMIDELNKYAPREGSSPIKEVLLDIAERGRSLGIILIGAQQTASEVERRIVSNSSIKVVGRLDPAEAGRPEYGFLPPSQRARAVLAKPGTMFVSQPEIPVPLAVEFPFPAWATRLSESAGAPASTNGHAATARDPFARLPAGAEDDDAPF from the coding sequence GTGTCGTCCCCGCCCACCCCGTCGCCCGTCGGACTCGTCGTCGGCACGGAGGACTCGACGCCGCTGCAGTTCTGCGTCGCCCTGCAGCCGGGGGAGTACCTGCAGCTCGACGACGTGGTCGTCACGCAGCGGTCGGTGCCCGGGCACGGCGCCGTGACGACGTCCGGGGTGGTCACCGAGGTGCGGGCGCGGCACGAGGGCGCCACCTTCGGCTCCGACGTCTTCCTCATCGCCGACGGCGTGCTGCCCGCGCAGGTGCAGGAGGTCGCCGAGATCACGACCACCCGGGTCGAGCCCGAGGTCTACGTGCCGCCGACGCCCGGCTCGCCCGTCCGCCGCGCCACCGGCCACGAGCGCGCGCAGGCCCTCTACTTCGACAAGATGGACCTCAAGGTGCCCGTCGGCCTCGGCCGCGACGGGGAGCCGATCTTCGTCAACCTGGAGTTCCTCGACGGCACCCGCGGCGGCCACGTCTCCATCAGCGGCATCTCCGGCGTGGCGACGAAGACCAGCTTCGCGCTGTTCCTGCTCTACTCGATCTTCCGCTCCGGGGTGCTCGGACGGCGCGCGGTGAACGCGAAGGCGCTCGTGTTCAGCGTCAAGGGCGAGGACCTGCTGTTCCTCGACCACGCCAACGCCCGGCTCGACGACGAGCAGCGCGCCCGCTACGCCCGCCTGAACCTGCCGGCCTCGCCGTTCTCCTCGGCCGGCTTCTTCGCCCCGCCCACGCCCGACGACCCCACCGGCCGCCCGTACGTCAGCGGGCGCACGAGCGGGGTGGCGGCGTTCTGGTGGACGCTCGCCGAGTTCTGCTCCGGTGAGCTGCTGCCGTTCGTGTTCGCCGACGCCGAGGACGAGCGCAACCAGTACACGATGGTGATCCACCAGGTCGCGGCCCGGCTGAAGCGGGTCGCCGTGCCCGTCGCCGACGGCGCCGTAGTCGTCGAGGGGCAGACGCTGCGCAGCTACGACGCGCTCGTCGAGTTCGTCGCCGACCGGCTCGCCGACGAGGACGCCCGCCGCGACTGGGCCGGCCCCGTCACCGGCATCGGCACGGTCAACGCGTTCCTGCGCCGCCTTCGCTCCTCGCTCAAGCCGCTGCGCACGATCGTCCGCGGCGACCTCGCCGACGCGCCGGGGCGGCGGGTGAGCACGGAGAACCAGCAGGTCACGGTCGTCGACCTGCACAACCTGCCCGAGCGCGCCCAGCGCTTCGTCGTCGGCGTGGTGCTGGCCGCGGAGACCGCGCGCAAGGAGCAGGCCGGGGCGGCGGGGCTGCTGTTCACGATGATCGACGAGCTGAACAAGTACGCCCCGCGCGAGGGCTCGTCGCCGATCAAGGAGGTGCTGCTCGACATCGCCGAGCGCGGGCGCTCGCTCGGCATCATCCTGATCGGCGCGCAGCAGACGGCGTCGGAGGTGGAGCGGCGGATCGTGTCGAACTCCTCGATCAAGGTGGTCGGGCGGCTCGACCCCGCCGAGGCCGGGCGCCCCGAGTACGGCTTCCTCCCGCCCTCGCAGCGGGCGCGGGCGGTGCTGGCGAAGCCCGGGACGATGTTCGTCTCGCAGCCCGAGATCCCGGTGCCGCTGGCGGTGGAGTTCCCGTTCCCGGCGTGGGCGACGCGGCTCTCGGAGAGCGCCGGGGCGCCGGCGTCGACGAACGGGCACGCGGCGACGGCGAGGGACCCCTTCGCCCGCCTCCCGGCGGGTGCGGAGGACGACGACGCGCCGTTCTAG
- a CDS encoding phosphoenolpyruvate hydrolase family protein has protein sequence MRFRRAELVERFADMAARGEPIVGGGAGTGLSAKCEEAGGIDLIVIYNSGRYRMAGRGSLAGLLAYGNANEIVVEMAAEVLPVVERTPVLAGVNGTDPFLLTDRFLRELADLGFAGVQNFPTVGLIDGVFRANLEETGMGFGLEVDMIAAAHAADLLTTPYVFSADDARVMARAGADLVVCHMGLTTGGAIGAGTAKTLDDCVALIDEWSAAAREVRDDVLVLCHGGPISSPDDAAHVLERTRYCHGFYGASSMERLPTEIALTEQTRAFKNRLRPRGTA, from the coding sequence GTGAGGTTCCGGCGCGCCGAGCTCGTCGAGCGCTTCGCCGACATGGCCGCCCGCGGCGAGCCCATCGTCGGCGGCGGCGCGGGCACCGGCCTGTCGGCCAAGTGCGAGGAGGCCGGCGGCATCGACCTCATCGTCATCTACAACTCCGGCCGCTACCGGATGGCCGGCCGCGGCTCGCTGGCCGGGCTGCTGGCCTACGGCAACGCCAACGAGATCGTCGTCGAGATGGCCGCGGAGGTGCTGCCGGTCGTCGAGCGCACCCCGGTGCTCGCGGGCGTCAACGGCACCGACCCCTTCCTGCTCACCGACCGCTTCCTGCGCGAGCTCGCCGACCTCGGCTTCGCGGGCGTGCAGAACTTCCCGACCGTCGGCCTCATCGACGGCGTCTTCCGCGCCAACCTCGAGGAGACCGGGATGGGATTCGGGCTGGAGGTCGACATGATCGCCGCCGCCCACGCCGCCGACCTGCTCACCACCCCCTACGTCTTCTCCGCCGACGACGCGCGCGTGATGGCGCGCGCCGGCGCCGACCTCGTCGTCTGCCACATGGGCCTGACCACCGGCGGCGCGATCGGGGCGGGCACCGCCAAGACCCTGGACGACTGCGTCGCGCTGATCGACGAGTGGTCCGCGGCCGCGCGGGAGGTGCGCGACGACGTCCTCGTGCTCTGCCACGGCGGGCCGATCTCCTCGCCCGACGACGCCGCCCACGTGCTGGAGCGCACCCGGTACTGCCACGGCTTCTACGGCGCGTCGTCCATGGAGCGCCTGCCCACCGAGATCGCGCTGACCGAGCAGACCCGAGCCTTCAAGAACCGTCTCCGCCCGAGAGGAACCGCCTGA